The proteins below are encoded in one region of Colletotrichum lupini chromosome 5, complete sequence:
- a CDS encoding polyketide synthase has product MSKPEPIAICGIGLRLPGGINTPTSLYNFLINRKDARSKPDRPRYHSQDHHFTASGKSGPLPTEEGYWLSHDDVFKFDPSMFSMNPKELLKLDPQQRLLLQVVWEALESAAETDWQGQRIGCYVGSFGDDWREMHAIDAQDDGIMTVRTACSAAGLAVHLACQAIRAGECDSAIVAGANLILSPGFTKLMAEQSVLSPDASCMTFDASANGYARAEAINCLYIKKLDCAIRDGNPIRAIIRGSATNSDGRTLGLTTPSAQAQQQLIRDAYRHAGIPENQMWQTAMVECHGTGTAVGDTIEACTVGALFGDKGMLIGSIKPNLGHSEAASAISSIIKAVVSLETRTIMPNIKFDTPSVSKSAATVGSSATVRSHGNVETPPPSPPLRREPATLLLFSAGHEKSLKRTAHDYQEFLRARPAKLEDLSYTLMHRRSHLSHRTFAVVTDDCDQLAFTLPPVPSFRPGSQIEGIAFIFTGQGAQWARMGSHLMKGSRDFLQDIREMDAVLKSLPREHRPSWDIRNELMKLESTSRLGEAEFAQPICTAIQIALTRHLARYGIAPKAVVGHSSGEIAAAYAAGVLTLKEAIIVAYYRGFMVKESKVQGSMAAIGLGREQVTSFLTTRVVIAYHMRAVGIGYQSLLKTYLRPKSPKVPFYSSVSSQTLERASDFGAEYWQRNLESPVLFRQAVVRLLQTSSTTLHLEVGPHSALAGPLKQIYTEMAITPSYLAVQKRGSNSAAAFLAAIGEMHCRGVPVKFPLPDGARPLTDLPPYPWHLSRTFWPDSRVTQSWQYPEHSPHELLGSRSLDSTSTAPSWRCLLSLDNVPWIADHCVGSDVVFPAAGYIVMAGEVVRQLSGQAPYTIRDLRIANALVLPRGNKIELFTSVRKEELTREETSEWWELIIQSRTPAGTWTTHCRCRVRDGRVSKEPGFPGLDPKSFLRSVEPAQWYKAMSRVGYRYGPKFRGMRKVRASVKSPAVSVEVSDERETPEHHYGYVLHPVTIDLMLQSLIVANHSGEPRLLQRLYLPTHIDELFVSSEASKVGLLLQSVKSGSEGDFQGDCSGKLRDSPGDEPVVFMKGLRLSPIDLDHATAGATDSSKVAVMSWEQDISLAHATDLVSAASDSSFPETHQLLEELFVLCGALVLKEVDEADIPITEAQTHLAKHYSWLRTQITKCDPQLLQKDTIEIRAKIEDITSKLEKTTASAVGVLIKRCYTHAQALFDGKGSPLEVFLKSNALHELYDWMNTLFTYKPLLRHLSHKRGRHLKILEIGAGTGGLTSRILKDLADCSEDGKVLGTYVFTDVSAGFFPAAKERFRDVSPGFLDYRVLDISRDPADQGFSGEEYDLIVASNVLHATPKLNETLQHVRSLLKPDGTLLMHELCCNTKWINFIMGYLSGWWLGDSDNRPEEPYISPEQWEERLLQAGFSSPEVVYDAGPQYKLNATIIARSAAPNEGVSLTSQQITLLCEEESHPVVAEIEQTLRRLGHSITISNPSYDGSPASSIVVSVIDLCRGDGYFHDMTKVKLDNLKSLLKTLRDTNSSLLWLSRPCQLGSVDPTFAPVLGIARTARVEVGVHFATMELDSITADSLKAVSQVASRLCSQHGTLIPNMGEDMEFSYSTGRILIPRCKWAPISRALASQTSISSTKMLQVSRPGALQTLKWVSRQLPDDIPSDHVKVDVHAAGLNFKDVVTAMGLIKPSAPRGLGCEASGIVTAIGGSVTNARVGDRVMVFAPEAACFSTEILVPAQLCIRIPDTLAFADAAGMPCIFTTVLRALVDKAGLRAGQTVLIHSAAGGVGIAAVQVARWIGARVYVTVGSDEKADFLVREWGVPTEQIFSSRDFSFVEGVKAATGGLGVDVVLNSLSGELLHASWDCVAPHGTFIELGKKDTLAGGKLAMAAFDGNRSFIGVEMANLAAENPAIISRLLQKCVDLYQQGYIHPVKPAKAFTCSKTEDAFRYLYQGTHIGKVAVDMTEKDDAALKVSQVPLPPSFREQATYVLAGGMGGLGATIARWMASHGAKSLLFISRSAGRSNDDQALLSELRYAGCEVNAIPCDIADETSMQAVISRHASSKRIAGVLNLAMVLADGAVSDLTLSQWQTATSPKIRGTWNLHRTLPRDIDFFVLFGSTSGVHGYPGQANYAAANTFLDAFSQYRRGLGLPCSVIHLGGVEDVGYVSRTRDVEDAMTRSGSKLVSEADMLRGLQLAIAESRPVATSANTGAHWSASNGQLILGLDCSTSINDPGNRVAWKHDPRMNLYPDIAENEVASRKEAGSSGLAEFLSSLQSRPEEIETPASTTYLAQEIARRIFGFLMREVDGGGVDITLSPSALGVDSLMTIEIRNWWKHTLGVEITEYGADMIGAMFRGGVFTESTYSVSSMRRDDSARSGAFRLFARPRAAAQIRAFRPLNFSTTASVRAAEIRDVSSLPPRVIPKYRDPPNSTSGLLSLHWPTPPRNILLMPKLRSPQVLRATIDFAKHLQSTYSGLNLIFEPRVAQMVHESFNFPIYTCDPSAFPDRIDMITTLGGDGTILRAASHFSMYQAVPPILAFNFGTIGFLAEWKFEEYKRAWREAYMSGSGVAVDDLLTPHTRVASGEKEHDVKDGAQSGWHASPGKSMGQSRAAKILLRHRLRVGVYDNNGQNISSQLLPTTKSQAHLPAEHPEDTILSKRDIPQPIHALNELLIHRGPKPHLAHIDIYLNNRFLTEAVADGILLSTPTGSTAYSLSAGGSIIHPLVKSLLITPICPRSLSFRPLVLPLNTKVTLKVSSKNRDGELEVSIDGKRSAGAGIGTEIRVEGEMVGESSNGDWKGGVPCVICGPGKGDASDYDDDGWVGGLNGLLMFNYPIGR; this is encoded by the exons ATGTCAAAGCCCGAGCCCATAGCGATTTGCGGCATTGGTCTGCGGTTACCTGGCGGCATCAATACCCCAACTTCACTGTACAATTTCCTCATCAACCGCAAAGATGCGCGCTCCAAACCAGATCGTCCGCGATACCACTCGCAAGACCACCACTTCACAGCGAGCGGCAAATCAGGACCTTTACCGACAGAGGAAGGATACTGGCTCTCACACGACGATGTATTCAAATTCGACCCGTCAATGTTTTCTATGAACCCCAAGGAGTTGCTGAAACTAGACCCTCAGCAGCGGCTGCTTCTGCAAGTCGTCTGGGAGGCGCTGGAGAGTGCTGCAGAAACAGATTGGCAAGGGCAGAGGATTGGGTGTTACGTGGGCAGTTTTGGAGATGACTGGCGAGAAATGCACGCCATTGATGCTCAAGACGATGGCAT CATGACCGTCCGCACAGCATGCTCAGCTGCCGGTCTAGCAGTCCACCTAGCCTGCCAGGCAATACGTGCCGGCGAATGCGATTCCGCGATCGTTGCCGGGGCGAATTTGATACTCTCGCCAGGCTTCACCAAGCTCATGGCCGAGCAGAGCGTACTTTCGCCCGATGCTTCGTGCATGACGTTCGACGCCAGTGCGAATGGCTATGCCCGTGCAGAAGCCATCAATTGCCTCTACATCAAAAAGCTCGACTGCGCGATCCGCGACGGGAATCCGATTCGTGCTATTATTAGAGGGTCAGCAACGAACTCTGACGGGAGGACCCTTGGCTTGACAACACCCAGTGCACAGGCACAGCAGCAATTGATTCGTGATGCATATCGACACGCCGGTATACCAGAAAATCAGATGTGGCAGACTGCCATGGTCGAATGCCACGGCACCGGCACGGCTGTGGGCGATACCATTGAGGCGTGCACCGTTGGCGCTCTATTCGGAGACAAGGGGATGCTTATTGGATCA ATCAAGCCCAACCTAGGTCATTCAGAAGCAGCTTCGGCAATTTCAAGCATAATTAAGGCAGTAGTGTCTTTGGAAACGAGAACAATCATGCCCAACATTAAATTCGATACTCCTAGTGTCAGCA AATCTGCTGCAACAGTAGGAAGTTCGGCAACGGTTCGAAGCCATGGCAATGTCGAGACGCCACCTCCTTCACCACCTCTGAGGAGAGAGCCAGCGACTCTGCTACTATTCTCCGCGGGGCACGAGAAGTCACTCAAGAGGACCGCACACGACTACCAGGAGTTCCTCCGAGCCAGGCCTGCAAAGTTGGAAGATCTTTCATACACGTTGATGCATCGTCGCTCTCACCTATCGCATCGCACTTTTGCGGTCGTCACCGATGACTGCGACCAATTGGCTTTCACCCTTCCCCCCGTGCCTAGTTTCCGCCCAGGCTCACAAATTGAGGGGATTGCTTTCATTTTCACCGGCCAAGGCGCTCAATGGGCCCGGATGGGATCGCATCTAATGAAAGGTAGTAGAGACTTCCTGCAGGATATCAGGGAAATGGACGCGGTCTTGAAGAGTCTTCCGCGAGAGCACCGTCCAAGTTGGGATATCAGAA ATGAGCTCATGAAATTGGAGTCTACCTCCCGCCTCGGGGAAGCGGAATTCGCCCAGCCCATTTGCACTGCAATCCAGATTGCCCTGACCAGGCACCTTGCTAGATATGGAATCGCCCCTAAGGCTGTCGTTGGTCATTCCAGCGGTGAAATTGCAGCTGCGTACGCGGCCGGTGTCCTCACCCTGAAGGAAGCGATTATTGTCGCCTACTACCGAGGGTTCATGGTCAAGGAATCCAAAGTTCAAGGTTCTATGGCTGCCATTGGACTTGGAAGAGAGCAAGTCACGTCATTCTTGACGACTCGAGTCGTCATCGCTT ATCACATGCGTGCAGTTGGCATCGGGTATCAATCCCTTCTCAAGACATACTTGAGGCCCAAATCGCCAAAAGTGCCTTTCTACTCCAGCGTCTCATCCCAAACACTCGAACGAGCCTCCGACTTTGGCGCCGAGTATTGGCAGCGAAACTTGGAATCACCAGTTCTCTTCCGACAGGCTGTGGTACGACTTCTCCAAACTTCGTCAACCACATTACATCTAGAAGTCGGCCCACACTCAGCGCTGGCCGGTCCCTTAAAGCAGATTTACACGGAGATGGCCATCACTCCGTCTTACTTAGCCGTGCAAAAACGAGGCTCAAATAGCGCAGCAGCCTTCCTTGCTGCCATCGGCGAGATGCACTGCCGAGGCGTCCCCGTCAAATTTCCTTTACCTGATGGGGCGCGGCCGTTGACAGACCTGCCACCGTACCCGTGGCATTTGAGCAGGACCTTCTGGCCGGACTCACGGGTTACCCAGTCCTGGCAGTATCCCGAACACTCGCCACACGAGCTGCTCGGATCACGCTCTTTAGATAGTACAAGTACAGCCCCGAGTTGGAGATGTCTTCTGTCACTGGACAACGTTCCTTGGATTGCGGACCATTGCGTCGGCTCGGATGTTGTTTTCCCAGCTGCCGGGTACATCGTGATGGCTGGTGAGGTCGTCCGGCAGCTTTCTGGGCAGGCGCCCTACACCATTCGTGACTTACGAATCGCCAATGCTCTTGTTCTTCCTCGGGGGAACAAGATCGAGCTTTTCACTTCTGTGAGAAAAGAAGAGCTCACCCGTGAGGAGACTTCGGAGTGGTGGGAGCTCATTATCCAAAGTCGTACTCCAGCCGGCACATGGACAACGCACTGCAGATGTCGTGTCAGAGATGGTCGCGTCTCTAAGGAACCGGGTTTCCCCGGACTTGATCCAAAGTCTTTCCTCCGTTCTGTTGAGCCTGCACAATGGTACAAAGCCATGTCACGGGTGGGTTACAGATATGGCCCAAAATTCCGAGGCATGAGGAAGGTTCGCGCCAGCGTCAAGTCGCCAGCTGTATCGGTCGAAGTTTCTGATGAACGAGAAACGCCAGAGCATCATTACGGCTATGTCCTACACCCAGTCACGATTGATCTGATGCTTCAGTCCCTCATCGTCGCGAACCACTCCGGGGAACCTCGCTTACTTCAAAGGCTGTATCTGCCGACTCATATTGATGAGCTATTCGTCAGTTCGGAGGCCTCAAAGGTGGGCCTTCTGCTCCAGAGCGTCAAGTCTGGTAGTGAGGGAGACTTCCAGGGGGATTGCTCTGGCAAATTGCGCGATAGTCCCGGAGATGAACCAGTCGTCTTCATGAAAGGTCTCCGACTCTCTCCGATTGACCTGGACCATGCTACTGCAGGTGCCACGGATAGTTCAAAGGTTGCAGTCATGTCTTGGGAACAAGATATTAGTCTGGCGCATGCCACTGACTTGGTGTCAGCGGCATCCGACTCCTCATTCCCAGAGACACATCAGCTACTCGAAGAGCTTTTTGTTCTTTGCGGCGCATTGGTACTCAAGGAGGTAGACGAAGCAGACATACCGATCACCGAGGCCCAAACACATTTAGCAAAGCACTACAGCTGGCTCCGAACCCAGATCACTAAATGTGACCCACAGCTGCTTCAAAAAGATACTATAGAGATTCGTGCGAAAATCGAAGACATCACCTCGAAGCTTGAGAAGACAACTGCATCTGCTGTGGGCGTTCTTATCAAACGTTGCTATACACATGCCCAAGCACTCTTCGACGGCAAAGGTAGCCCGCTCGAGGTTTTCCTGAAAAGCAACGCCCTCCACGAACTCTATGACTGGATGAACACCCTCTTTACCTATAAGCCTCTGTTACGACATTTGTCTCACAAACGAGGTCGCCATCTCAAAATTCTCGAGATCGGCGCCGGAACTGGGGGGTTGACTTCCCGCATTCTCAAAGATTTGGCGGACTGCTCTGAAGATGGCAAAGTCCTCGGGACCTATGTCTTCACTGATGTCTCTGCTGGGTTCTTCCCGGCAGCGAAGGAGCGTTTCCGTGACGTTAGTCCCGGGTTCCTGGACTATCGCGTCTTGGATATCAGTCGCGATCCAGCTGATCAGGGGTTCAGCGGTGAAGAGTACGACCTCATCGTTGCAAGCAATGTGCTCCATGCTACTCCGAAGCTGAACGAGACCTTGCAGCATGTCAGGTCATTGTTGAAGCCTGACGGAACACTCTTGATGCATGAGCTGTGCTGCAACACAAAATGGATTAATTTCATCATGGGTTACCTTTCGGGATGGTGGCTCGGCGACTCTGACAACCGCCCAGAGGAGCCTTACATTTCTCCAGAGCAGTGGGAGGAGCGTCTACTCCAAGCTGGCTTCTCATCCCCGGAAGTTGTCTACGATGCCGGGCCACAATACAAGCTTAACGCCACGATCATTGCTCGTTCTGCTGCGCCGAACGAAGGTGTCAGTCTCACTTCACAGCAAATAACCTTGCTGTGCGAAGAGGAGTCACACCCAGTGGTAGCTGAAATTGAACAAACCTTGCGGCGTCTAGGTCACTCTATCACCATTTCAAATCCTAGTTATGACGGCTCACCTGCTAGCAGCATCGTGGTATCCGTTATTGATCTGTGCCGCGGCGACGGCTATTTCCACGACATGACAAAAGTCAAGCTAGATAACCTCAAGAGCCTACTGAAGACTCTCCGAGACACCAACTCGAGCCTACTCTGGCTTTCACGACCCTGCCAGCTCGGGTCGGTCGATCCGACCTTCGCTCCAGTGCTCGGCATCGCGAGAACAGCAAGAGTTGAGGTTGGAGTACATTTTGCCACTATGGAGCTTGACAGCATTACTGCAGATTCTCTAAAGGCTGTCTCCCAGGTCGCAAGCCGACTTTGCTCTCAACACGGGACCTTGATTCCGAATATGGGTGAAGATATGGAGTTCTCCTACTCTACGGGTCGCATCCTGATTCCGCGATGCAAGTGGGCTCCAATCTCTCGCGCTCTTGCGTCCCAAACTTCAATCTCTTCAACAAAGATGCTGCAGGTCTCGAGGCCTGGGGCCCTACAGACTCTAAAATGGGTTTCTCGTCAATTGCCCGACGATATACCGTCCGACCACGTCAAGGTTGATGTCCACGCAGCAGGTCTCAACTTCAAAGACGTCGTCACTGCAATGGGCCTGATCAAGCCTTCGGCTCCAAGAGGACTCGGATGTGAAGCCAGCGGTATCGTGACGGCCATAGGAGGTTCTGTGACGAACGCTCGGGTTGGTGATCGCGTCATGGTTTTCGCGCCCGAGGCGGCCTGCTTCTCTACGGAGATACTGGTCCCAGCACAGCTTTGCATCCGCATTCCCGATACACTTGCCTTTGCTGACGCGGCTGGAATGCCCTGCATTTTCACCACGGTTCTTCGAGCCCTTGTAGATAAAGCCGGCCTTAGGGCTGGTCAAACTGTGCTCATCCACAGCGCCGCTGGTGGTGTTGGCATTGCGGCCGTGCAAGTAGCTCGATGGATTGGGGCCAGAGTTTACGTAACTGTGGGCAGCGACGAGAAGGCAGATTTCCTTGTCAGAGAGTGGGGTGTTCCTACAGAACAGATTTTCTCATCTCGAGACTTCAGTTTTGTGGAGGGTGTGAAAGCAGCGACAGGTGGTCTCGGTGTTGACGTCGTGTTGAACTCTCTGTCTGGAGAGCTTTTACATGCATCATGGGATTGTGTCGCCCCTCATGGCACCTTCATCGAGCTAGGGAAGAAAGATACCTTAGCGGGCGGTAAACTTGCTATGGCAGCTTTCGATGGGAATCGGTCCTTCATTGGCGTCGAGATGGCGAACTTGGCTGCTGAGAACCCTGCCATCATCTCCCGCTTGCTACAGAAATGTGTGGACTTGTATCAGCAAGGTTACATCCATCCCGTGAAGCCTGCAAAGGCATTCACGTGCAGTAAGACTGAAGATGCCTTCCGATACTTGTATCAGGGTACCCACATTGGAAAGGTGGCCGTCGACATGACCGAGAAAGATGACGCGGCATTGAAGGTATCTCAAGTGCCTTTGCCTCCCAGCTTCCGTGAGCAAGCTACCTATGTACTTGCCGGCGGCATGGGTGGTCTGGGAGCAACGATAGCGCGATGGATGGCCTCCCACGGTGCCAAAAGTCTGCTTTTCATCTCGAGGTCCGCAGGACGCAGTAACGACGATCAAGCTCTGCTTTCAGAACTTCGTTATGCAGGTTGCGAGGTCAATGCCATACCATGCGATATAGCGGACGAGACGTCCATGCAAGCGGTCATTTCGAGACATGCTTCATCCAAACGGATCGCGGGCGTACTAAATCTAGCAATGGTGCTTGCCGATGGTGCAGTCTCTGACCTTACACTGTCACAGTGGCAAACGGCGACATCGCCCAAGATACGCGGGACATGGAACCTTCACCGCACGCTGCCTCGTGACATTGACTTCTTCGTGCTCTTTGGTAGCACGTCTGGTGTGCATGGGTATCCAGGTCAAGCAAACTACGCTGCTGCCAACACCTTCCTCGATGCGTTTTCCCAGTATCGCCGGGGTCTGGGTCTGCCTTGTTCAGTGATTCACCTAGGAGGCGTCGAGGATGTGGGCTATGTCAGTCGTACACGAGACGTTGAAGACGCCATGACGAGATCTGGATCCAAACTTGTTTCCGAAGCCGACATGCTACGAGGTCTTCAGCTCGCCATCGCTGAAAGTCGACCAGTGGCCACGAGCGCAAACACTGGAGCACACTGGTCAGCCTCCAATGGGCAACTGATACTTGGTCTTGACTGCAGCACGTCTATCAACGATCCTGGTAATCGAGTTGCGTGGAAGCACGATCCTCGCATGAACCTTTACCCAGATATTGCGGAGAATGAGGTGGCCTCTCGGAAAGAGGCTGGGTCATCCGGCTTAGCCGAATTTCTATCAAGTCTGCAGTCGCGACCGGAAGAGATTGAAACGCCGGCGTCAACAACATATCTCGCGCAAGAAATCGCACGCCGGATATTTGGGTTTCTCATGCGGGAGGTGGATGGAGGCGGGGTTGACATTACTCTGTCACCTTCAGCGCTTGGAGTCGACTCTCTCATGACCATTGAGATTCGTAATTGGTGGAAACACACTCTTGGTGTAGAAATAA CGGAGTATGGGGCCGATATGATCGGAGCCATGTTCCGAGGTGGGGTCTTCACCGAGTCGACATATTCGGTCAGCTCCATGCGGAGGGATGACTCAGCTCG GTCAGGAGCCTTCCGCCTGTTCGCCAGGCCGCGGGCTGCGGCGCAGATTCGAGCTTTCCGACCGTTGAACTTTTCGACGACCGCGTCTGTTCGAGCTGCCGAGATTCGCGATGTCTCCTCTCTCCCGCCTAGAGTTATTCCGAAATACCGCGACCCTCCGAACTCGACCTCTGGCTTGCTATCTCTACACTGGCCGACGCCTCCGAGGAATATCCTCTTGATGCCGAAGCTGCGATCCCCTCAAGTCCTACGAGCGACCATCGACTTTGCGAAGCACCTACAAAGTACATATTCTGGTCTGAACCTAATATTTGAGCCGAGAGTCGCTCAGATGGTGCACGAGTCCTTTAACTTCCCCATCTACACATGCGACCCATCTGCATTCCCGGACAGAATCGACATGATCACGACGCTTGGAGGCGACGGAACCATTTTGCGCGCTGCAAGCCATTTCAGCATGTACCAAGCCGTGCCCCCCATTCTCGCATTCAACTTTGGTACAATAGGGTTCCTGGCAGAGTGGAAGTTTGAGGAATACAAAAGGGCCTGGAGAGAGGCTTACATGAGTGGGAGTGGCGTCGCCGTGGATGATCTATTGACGCCACACACGAGAGTCGCAAGCGGAGAGAAGGAACACGACGTCAAGGATGGGGCTCAGTCTGGATGGCATGCGTCTCCTGGCAAGAGCATGGGACAGAGTCGGGCAGCCAAAATCTTGCTGAGACACCGACTACGCGTCGGCGTATACGACAACAATGGCCAGAACATCAGCAGCCAATTACTCCCAACGACGAAGTCACAAGCACACCTACCAGCCGAACACCCCGAGGACACAATACTTTCGAAACGTGACATTCCTCAACCGATCCATGCTCTTAACGAACTCCTCATTCACCGCGGGCCAAAGCCTCACCTTGCCCACATTGACATTTACCTTAACAACCGATTCCTGACGGAAGCTGTCGCAGATGGCATACTACTGAGCACCCCTACGGGCTCTACTGCTTATAGCCTGAGCGCCGGCGGTTCCATCATACACCCCCTCGTGAAATCGCTCCTCATTACACCAATCTGCCCACGAAGTTTAAGCTTCCGACCCTTGGTCCTCCCCCTTAATACCAAGGTCACACTCAAAGTCAGCAGCAAGAACCGCGATGGCGAGCTCGAGGTCAGTATCGACGGCAAGCGAAGTGCCGGCGCAGGTATCGGCACTGAAATCCGCGTCGAAGGAGAGATGGTCGGCGAGTCCAGCAACGGTGACTGGAAGGGAGGTGTGCCGTGTGTCATCTGCGGACCAGGCAAGGGCGACGCGTCGGACTATGACGACGATGGCTGGGTTGGGGGTCTGAATGGCCTCCTCATGTTCAACTACCCCATCGGGAGGTGA